One genomic segment of Cervus canadensis isolate Bull #8, Minnesota chromosome 14, ASM1932006v1, whole genome shotgun sequence includes these proteins:
- the TPM2 gene encoding tropomyosin beta chain isoform X5 has translation MDAIKKKMQMLKLDKENAIDRAEQAEADKKQAEDRCKQLEEEQQALQKKLKGTEDEVEKYSESVKDAQEKLEQAEKKATDAEADVASLNRRIQLVEEELDRAQERLATALQKLEEAEKAADESERGMKVIENRAMKDEEKMELQEMQLKEAKHIAEDSDRKYEEVARKLVILEGELERSEERAEVAESKCGDLEEELKIVTNNLKSLEAQADKYSTKEDKYEEEIKLLEEKLKEAETRAEFAERSVAKLEKTIDDLEALSGKPQFSLQL, from the exons ATGGACGCCATCAAGAAGAAGATGCAGATGTTAAAACTGGACAAGGAGAATGCCATCGACCGCGCAGAGCAGGCCGAGGCCGACAAGAAGCAAGCTGAGGACCGCTGCAAGCAG CTGGAAGAGGAGCAGCAGGCCCTCCAGAAAAAGCTCAAAGGGACGGAGGACGAGGTGGAAAAGTATTCTGAGTCAGTGAAGGATGCCCAGGAGAAGCTGGAGCAGGCTGAGAAGAAAGCCACTGAC GCTGAGGCAGATGTGGCCTCCCTGAACCGCCGCATCCAGCTGGTAGAAGAGGAGCTGGACCGGGCGCAGGAGCGTCTGGCCACAGCCCTGCAGAAGCTGGAGGAGGCTGAGAAGGCAGCTGATGAGAGCgagag AGGAATGAAGGTCATCGAAAACCGAGCTATGAAGGATGAGGAGAAgatggagctgcaggagatgcagctgaAGGAGGCCAAGCACATCGCCGAGGATTCGGACCGCAAATATGAGGAG GTGGCCAGGAAGCTGGTGATCCTGGAAGGAGAGCTGGAGCGCTCTGAAGAGAGAGCTGAGGTGGCTGAGAG TAAATGTGGGGACCTTGAGGAGGAGCTGAAAATTGTTACCAACAACTTGAAATCCCTGGAAGCCCAAGCGGATAAG TATTCcaccaaagaagataaatatgAAGAGGAGATCAAACTGCTGGAGGAGAAGCTAAAGGAG GCTGAGACCCGAGCAGAGTTTGCCGAAAGGTCGGTGGCCAAGTTGGAGAAAACCATCGATGACCTGGAAG CCCTCTCAGGCAAGCCTCAATTTTCTCTCCAACTTTAG
- the CA9 gene encoding carbonic anhydrase 9 isoform X1, whose product MAPPCPSPRLALWIPAPAPGPAARLLLFLLLLVPAHPQGLLWMRGVPTAGDSSGEDEPLGEEDLPSEEDMPGEEDSPGEEDLPGLKTDAGEENSLKSEDLPTVEVPGDTQGPQNNAHRDEKGDGHSHWRYGGAPPWPQVSPACAGRFQSPVDIRPELTAFCPALRPLELLGFELPPRPKLRLCNNGHTVQLSLPSGLKMALGPGQEYRALQLHLHWGAPGRPGSEHTVDGHRFPAEIHVVHLSTAFEESDEALGRPGGLAVLAAFLQEGPEENSAYEQLLSRLGEITEEDSETWVPGLDVSALLPSDLSRYFRYEGSLTTPPCAQGVIWTVFNQTVKLSAKQLHTLSDSLWGPDDSRLQLNFRAAQPLNGRIIEASFPAGVDGSPRTVEPGAALSTDAGPPSSHRALILSCLSLVVTGPSSNICFFSSVHLNSCLAAGDILALVFGLLFAVTSIAFLVQMRRQQRHPSETKGSVSYHPAEVTETVA is encoded by the exons ATGGCTCCCCCGTGCCCCAGCCCCCGGCTCGCTCTGTGGAtccccgcccctgccccaggcccagctGCGCGATTGCTGCTCTTCCTGCTCCTTCTGGTGCCTGCCCATCCCCAGGGCCTGCTCTGGATGCGGGGTGTGCCCACCGCGGGAGATTCATCTGGGGAAGATGAGCCACTCGGTGAGGAGGACCTGCCCAGTGAAGAGGATATGCCTGGAGAGGAGGACTCACCTGGAGAAGAGGACCTACCTGGATTGAAGACGGACGCAGGAGAAGAGAATTCTCTGAAGTCAGAGGATCTGCCGACCGTTGAAGTACCCGGGGACACTCAAGGCCCCCAGAATAACGCCCACAGAGACGAAAAAG GGGATGGCCACAGTCATTGGCGCTATGGAG GCGCTCCGCCATGGCCCCAGGTGTCCCCAGCCTGCGCTGGCCGTTTTCAATCCCCGGTAGACATCCGCCCGGAGCTCACCGCCTTTTGTCCAGCCCTGCGACCCCTGGAACTCCTTGGCTTTGAGCTCCCGCCACGACCAAAACTGCGCCTGTGCAACAATGGCCACACCG TGCAGCTGAGCCTGCCTTCCGGACTGAAGATGGCCTTGGGTCCCGGGCAGGAGTACCGGGCCCTGCAGTTACATTTGCACTGGGGGGCCCCAGGTCGCCCGGGCTCGGAACACACGGTTGATGGTCACCGTTTTCCTGCCGAG ATTCACGTGGTTCACCTCAGCACTGCATTTGAGGAATCTGACGAGGCCTTGGGGCGCCCAGGGGGCTTGGCCGTCTTGGCCGCCTTTCTGCAG GAAGGCCCAGAAGAAAACAGTGCCTATGAACAGTTGCTGTCACGTTTGGGAGAAATCACCGAGGAAG ACTCTGAGACTTGGGTCCCAGGACTGGATGTATCTGCGCTGCTGCCCTCTGACCTCAGCCGCTACTTCCGATACGAGGGGTCTCTCACCACACCCCCCTGTGCCCAGGGGGTCATCTGGACTGTGTTCAACCAGACAGTAAAGCTGAGTGCTAAGCAG ctccacaccctctctgacTCCCTGTGGGGACCTGACGACTCTCGGCTACAGCTGAACTTCCGAGCCGCGCAGCCTTTGAATGGGCGAATCATTGAGGCCTCCTTCCCCGCTGGTGTGGATGGCAGCCCTAGGACTGTTGAACCAGGTGCCGCTTTGTCTACTGATGCTGGGCCCCCCTCCAGCCACAGGgccctcatcctctcttgtctgTCACTGGTGGTCACAGGCCCCAGCTCTAACATCTGCTTTTTCTCTTCAGTCCACCTGAATTCCTGTCTCGCTGCTG gcgACATCCTGGCCCTGGTTTTTGGCCTCCTCTTTGCTGTTACCAGCATCGCCTTCCTTGTGCAAATGAGAAGGCAGCAAAG ACACCCAAGTGAAACCAAAGGGAGTGTTAGCTACCACCCAGCAGAGGTCACAGAGACTGTTGCCTAG
- the CA9 gene encoding carbonic anhydrase 9 isoform X3 → MRGVPTAGDSSGEDEPLGEEDLPSEEDMPGEEDSPGEEDLPGLKTDAGEENSLKSEDLPTVEVPGDTQGPQNNAHRDEKGDGHSHWRYGGAPPWPQVSPACAGRFQSPVDIRPELTAFCPALRPLELLGFELPPRPKLRLCNNGHTVQLSLPSGLKMALGPGQEYRALQLHLHWGAPGRPGSEHTVDGHRFPAEIHVVHLSTAFEESDEALGRPGGLAVLAAFLQEGPEENSAYEQLLSRLGEITEEDSETWVPGLDVSALLPSDLSRYFRYEGSLTTPPCAQGVIWTVFNQTVKLSAKQLHTLSDSLWGPDDSRLQLNFRAAQPLNGRIIEASFPAGVDGSPRTVEPGAALSTDAGPPSSHRALILSCLSLVVTGPSSNICFFSSVHLNSCLAAGDILALVFGLLFAVTSIAFLVQMRRQQRHPSETKGSVSYHPAEVTETVA, encoded by the exons ATGCGGGGTGTGCCCACCGCGGGAGATTCATCTGGGGAAGATGAGCCACTCGGTGAGGAGGACCTGCCCAGTGAAGAGGATATGCCTGGAGAGGAGGACTCACCTGGAGAAGAGGACCTACCTGGATTGAAGACGGACGCAGGAGAAGAGAATTCTCTGAAGTCAGAGGATCTGCCGACCGTTGAAGTACCCGGGGACACTCAAGGCCCCCAGAATAACGCCCACAGAGACGAAAAAG GGGATGGCCACAGTCATTGGCGCTATGGAG GCGCTCCGCCATGGCCCCAGGTGTCCCCAGCCTGCGCTGGCCGTTTTCAATCCCCGGTAGACATCCGCCCGGAGCTCACCGCCTTTTGTCCAGCCCTGCGACCCCTGGAACTCCTTGGCTTTGAGCTCCCGCCACGACCAAAACTGCGCCTGTGCAACAATGGCCACACCG TGCAGCTGAGCCTGCCTTCCGGACTGAAGATGGCCTTGGGTCCCGGGCAGGAGTACCGGGCCCTGCAGTTACATTTGCACTGGGGGGCCCCAGGTCGCCCGGGCTCGGAACACACGGTTGATGGTCACCGTTTTCCTGCCGAG ATTCACGTGGTTCACCTCAGCACTGCATTTGAGGAATCTGACGAGGCCTTGGGGCGCCCAGGGGGCTTGGCCGTCTTGGCCGCCTTTCTGCAG GAAGGCCCAGAAGAAAACAGTGCCTATGAACAGTTGCTGTCACGTTTGGGAGAAATCACCGAGGAAG ACTCTGAGACTTGGGTCCCAGGACTGGATGTATCTGCGCTGCTGCCCTCTGACCTCAGCCGCTACTTCCGATACGAGGGGTCTCTCACCACACCCCCCTGTGCCCAGGGGGTCATCTGGACTGTGTTCAACCAGACAGTAAAGCTGAGTGCTAAGCAG ctccacaccctctctgacTCCCTGTGGGGACCTGACGACTCTCGGCTACAGCTGAACTTCCGAGCCGCGCAGCCTTTGAATGGGCGAATCATTGAGGCCTCCTTCCCCGCTGGTGTGGATGGCAGCCCTAGGACTGTTGAACCAGGTGCCGCTTTGTCTACTGATGCTGGGCCCCCCTCCAGCCACAGGgccctcatcctctcttgtctgTCACTGGTGGTCACAGGCCCCAGCTCTAACATCTGCTTTTTCTCTTCAGTCCACCTGAATTCCTGTCTCGCTGCTG gcgACATCCTGGCCCTGGTTTTTGGCCTCCTCTTTGCTGTTACCAGCATCGCCTTCCTTGTGCAAATGAGAAGGCAGCAAAG ACACCCAAGTGAAACCAAAGGGAGTGTTAGCTACCACCCAGCAGAGGTCACAGAGACTGTTGCCTAG
- the TPM2 gene encoding tropomyosin beta chain isoform X1, which produces MDAIKKKMQMLKLDKENAIDRAEQAEADKKQAEDRCKQLEEEQQALQKKLKGTEDEVEKYSESVKDAQEKLEQAEKKATDAEADVASLNRRIQLVEEELDRAQERLATALQKLEEAEKAADESERGMKVIENRAMKDEEKMELQEMQLKEAKHIAEDSDRKYEEVARKLVILEGELERSEERAEVAESKCGDLEEELKIVTNNLKSLEAQADKYSTKEDKYEEEIKLLEEKLKEAETRAEFAERSVAKLEKTIDDLEDEVYAQKMKYKAISEELDNALNDITSL; this is translated from the exons ATGGACGCCATCAAGAAGAAGATGCAGATGTTAAAACTGGACAAGGAGAATGCCATCGACCGCGCAGAGCAGGCCGAGGCCGACAAGAAGCAAGCTGAGGACCGCTGCAAGCAG CTGGAAGAGGAGCAGCAGGCCCTCCAGAAAAAGCTCAAAGGGACGGAGGACGAGGTGGAAAAGTATTCTGAGTCAGTGAAGGATGCCCAGGAGAAGCTGGAGCAGGCTGAGAAGAAAGCCACTGAC GCTGAGGCAGATGTGGCCTCCCTGAACCGCCGCATCCAGCTGGTAGAAGAGGAGCTGGACCGGGCGCAGGAGCGTCTGGCCACAGCCCTGCAGAAGCTGGAGGAGGCTGAGAAGGCAGCTGATGAGAGCgagag AGGAATGAAGGTCATCGAAAACCGAGCTATGAAGGATGAGGAGAAgatggagctgcaggagatgcagctgaAGGAGGCCAAGCACATCGCCGAGGATTCGGACCGCAAATATGAGGAG GTGGCCAGGAAGCTGGTGATCCTGGAAGGAGAGCTGGAGCGCTCTGAAGAGAGAGCTGAGGTGGCTGAGAG TAAATGTGGGGACCTTGAGGAGGAGCTGAAAATTGTTACCAACAACTTGAAATCCCTGGAAGCCCAAGCGGATAAG TATTCcaccaaagaagataaatatgAAGAGGAGATCAAACTGCTGGAGGAGAAGCTAAAGGAG GCTGAGACCCGAGCAGAGTTTGCCGAAAGGTCGGTGGCCAAGTTGGAGAAAACCATCGATGACCTGGAAG ATGAAGTCTATGCACAGAAGATGAAGTACAAGGCCATCAGTGAGGAGCTGGACAACGCGCTCAATGACATCACCTCCCTCTGA
- the TPM2 gene encoding tropomyosin beta chain isoform X4: protein MDAIKKKMQMLKLDKENAIDRAEQAEADKKQAEDRCKQLEEEQQALQKKLKGTEDEVEKYSESVKDAQEKLEQAEKKATDAEADVASLNRRIQLVEEELDRAQERLATALQKLEEAEKAADESERGMKVIENRAMKDEEKMELQEMQLKEAKHIAEDSDRKYEEVARKLVILEGELERSEERAEVAESRARQLEEELRTMDQALKSLMASEEEYSTKEDKYEEEIKLLEEKLKEAETRAEFAERSVAKLEKTIDDLEETLASAKEENVEIHQTLDQTLLELNNL from the exons ATGGACGCCATCAAGAAGAAGATGCAGATGTTAAAACTGGACAAGGAGAATGCCATCGACCGCGCAGAGCAGGCCGAGGCCGACAAGAAGCAAGCTGAGGACCGCTGCAAGCAG CTGGAAGAGGAGCAGCAGGCCCTCCAGAAAAAGCTCAAAGGGACGGAGGACGAGGTGGAAAAGTATTCTGAGTCAGTGAAGGATGCCCAGGAGAAGCTGGAGCAGGCTGAGAAGAAAGCCACTGAC GCTGAGGCAGATGTGGCCTCCCTGAACCGCCGCATCCAGCTGGTAGAAGAGGAGCTGGACCGGGCGCAGGAGCGTCTGGCCACAGCCCTGCAGAAGCTGGAGGAGGCTGAGAAGGCAGCTGATGAGAGCgagag AGGAATGAAGGTCATCGAAAACCGAGCTATGAAGGATGAGGAGAAgatggagctgcaggagatgcagctgaAGGAGGCCAAGCACATCGCCGAGGATTCGGACCGCAAATATGAGGAG GTGGCCAGGAAGCTGGTGATCCTGGAAGGAGAGCTGGAGCGCTCTGAAGAGAGAGCTGAGGTGGCTGAGAG CCGAGCCAGGCAGCTGGAGGAGGAGCTTCGAACCATGGATCAGGCCCTCAAGTCCCTGATGGCCTCAGAGGAGGAG TATTCcaccaaagaagataaatatgAAGAGGAGATCAAACTGCTGGAGGAGAAGCTAAAGGAG GCTGAGACCCGAGCAGAGTTTGCCGAAAGGTCGGTGGCCAAGTTGGAGAAAACCATCGATGACCTGGAAG AGACCTTGGCCAGTGCCAAGGAGGAGAACGTGGAGATCCACCAGACCCTCGACCAGACACTGCTGGAGCTCAACAACCTCTGA
- the TPM2 gene encoding tropomyosin beta chain isoform X2: MDAIKKKMQMLKLDKENAIDRAEQAEADKKQAEDRCKQLEEEQQALQKKLKGTEDEVEKYSESVKDAQEKLEQAEKKATDAEADVASLNRRIQLVEEELDRAQERLATALQKLEEAEKAADESERGMKVIENRAMKDEEKMELQEMQLKEAKHIAEDSDRKYEEVARKLVILEGELERSEERAEVAESRARQLEEELRTMDQALKSLMASEEEYSTKEDKYEEEIKLLEEKLKEAETRAEFAERSVAKLEKTIDDLEDEVYAQKMKYKAISEELDNALNDITSL; encoded by the exons ATGGACGCCATCAAGAAGAAGATGCAGATGTTAAAACTGGACAAGGAGAATGCCATCGACCGCGCAGAGCAGGCCGAGGCCGACAAGAAGCAAGCTGAGGACCGCTGCAAGCAG CTGGAAGAGGAGCAGCAGGCCCTCCAGAAAAAGCTCAAAGGGACGGAGGACGAGGTGGAAAAGTATTCTGAGTCAGTGAAGGATGCCCAGGAGAAGCTGGAGCAGGCTGAGAAGAAAGCCACTGAC GCTGAGGCAGATGTGGCCTCCCTGAACCGCCGCATCCAGCTGGTAGAAGAGGAGCTGGACCGGGCGCAGGAGCGTCTGGCCACAGCCCTGCAGAAGCTGGAGGAGGCTGAGAAGGCAGCTGATGAGAGCgagag AGGAATGAAGGTCATCGAAAACCGAGCTATGAAGGATGAGGAGAAgatggagctgcaggagatgcagctgaAGGAGGCCAAGCACATCGCCGAGGATTCGGACCGCAAATATGAGGAG GTGGCCAGGAAGCTGGTGATCCTGGAAGGAGAGCTGGAGCGCTCTGAAGAGAGAGCTGAGGTGGCTGAGAG CCGAGCCAGGCAGCTGGAGGAGGAGCTTCGAACCATGGATCAGGCCCTCAAGTCCCTGATGGCCTCAGAGGAGGAG TATTCcaccaaagaagataaatatgAAGAGGAGATCAAACTGCTGGAGGAGAAGCTAAAGGAG GCTGAGACCCGAGCAGAGTTTGCCGAAAGGTCGGTGGCCAAGTTGGAGAAAACCATCGATGACCTGGAAG ATGAAGTCTATGCACAGAAGATGAAGTACAAGGCCATCAGTGAGGAGCTGGACAACGCGCTCAATGACATCACCTCCCTCTGA
- the TPM2 gene encoding tropomyosin beta chain isoform X3, with protein MDAIKKKMQMLKLDKENAIDRAEQAEADKKQAEDRCKQLEEEQQALQKKLKGTEDEVEKYSESVKDAQEKLEQAEKKATDAEADVASLNRRIQLVEEELDRAQERLATALQKLEEAEKAADESERGMKVIENRAMKDEEKMELQEMQLKEAKHIAEDSDRKYEEVARKLVILEGELERSEERAEVAESKCGDLEEELKIVTNNLKSLEAQADKYSTKEDKYEEEIKLLEEKLKEAETRAEFAERSVAKLEKTIDDLEETLASAKEENVEIHQTLDQTLLELNNL; from the exons ATGGACGCCATCAAGAAGAAGATGCAGATGTTAAAACTGGACAAGGAGAATGCCATCGACCGCGCAGAGCAGGCCGAGGCCGACAAGAAGCAAGCTGAGGACCGCTGCAAGCAG CTGGAAGAGGAGCAGCAGGCCCTCCAGAAAAAGCTCAAAGGGACGGAGGACGAGGTGGAAAAGTATTCTGAGTCAGTGAAGGATGCCCAGGAGAAGCTGGAGCAGGCTGAGAAGAAAGCCACTGAC GCTGAGGCAGATGTGGCCTCCCTGAACCGCCGCATCCAGCTGGTAGAAGAGGAGCTGGACCGGGCGCAGGAGCGTCTGGCCACAGCCCTGCAGAAGCTGGAGGAGGCTGAGAAGGCAGCTGATGAGAGCgagag AGGAATGAAGGTCATCGAAAACCGAGCTATGAAGGATGAGGAGAAgatggagctgcaggagatgcagctgaAGGAGGCCAAGCACATCGCCGAGGATTCGGACCGCAAATATGAGGAG GTGGCCAGGAAGCTGGTGATCCTGGAAGGAGAGCTGGAGCGCTCTGAAGAGAGAGCTGAGGTGGCTGAGAG TAAATGTGGGGACCTTGAGGAGGAGCTGAAAATTGTTACCAACAACTTGAAATCCCTGGAAGCCCAAGCGGATAAG TATTCcaccaaagaagataaatatgAAGAGGAGATCAAACTGCTGGAGGAGAAGCTAAAGGAG GCTGAGACCCGAGCAGAGTTTGCCGAAAGGTCGGTGGCCAAGTTGGAGAAAACCATCGATGACCTGGAAG AGACCTTGGCCAGTGCCAAGGAGGAGAACGTGGAGATCCACCAGACCCTCGACCAGACACTGCTGGAGCTCAACAACCTCTGA
- the CA9 gene encoding carbonic anhydrase 9 isoform X2 yields MAPPCPSPRLALWIPAPAPGPAARLLLFLLLLVPAHPQGLLWMRGVPTAGDSSGEDEPLGEEDLPSEEDMPGEEDSPGEEDLPGLKTDAGEENSLKSEDLPTVEVPGDTQGPQNNAHRDEKGDGHSHWRYGGAPPWPQVSPACAGRFQSPVDIRPELTAFCPALRPLELLGFELPPRPKLRLCNNGHTVQLSLPSGLKMALGPGQEYRALQLHLHWGAPGRPGSEHTVDGHRFPAEIHVVHLSTAFEESDEALGRPGGLAVLAAFLQEGPEENSAYEQLLSRLGEITEEDSETWVPGLDVSALLPSDLSRYFRYEGSLTTPPCAQGVIWTVFNQTVKLSAKQLHTLSDSLWGPDDSRLQLNFRAAQPLNGRIIEASFPAGVDGSPRTVEPVHLNSCLAAGDILALVFGLLFAVTSIAFLVQMRRQQRHPSETKGSVSYHPAEVTETVA; encoded by the exons ATGGCTCCCCCGTGCCCCAGCCCCCGGCTCGCTCTGTGGAtccccgcccctgccccaggcccagctGCGCGATTGCTGCTCTTCCTGCTCCTTCTGGTGCCTGCCCATCCCCAGGGCCTGCTCTGGATGCGGGGTGTGCCCACCGCGGGAGATTCATCTGGGGAAGATGAGCCACTCGGTGAGGAGGACCTGCCCAGTGAAGAGGATATGCCTGGAGAGGAGGACTCACCTGGAGAAGAGGACCTACCTGGATTGAAGACGGACGCAGGAGAAGAGAATTCTCTGAAGTCAGAGGATCTGCCGACCGTTGAAGTACCCGGGGACACTCAAGGCCCCCAGAATAACGCCCACAGAGACGAAAAAG GGGATGGCCACAGTCATTGGCGCTATGGAG GCGCTCCGCCATGGCCCCAGGTGTCCCCAGCCTGCGCTGGCCGTTTTCAATCCCCGGTAGACATCCGCCCGGAGCTCACCGCCTTTTGTCCAGCCCTGCGACCCCTGGAACTCCTTGGCTTTGAGCTCCCGCCACGACCAAAACTGCGCCTGTGCAACAATGGCCACACCG TGCAGCTGAGCCTGCCTTCCGGACTGAAGATGGCCTTGGGTCCCGGGCAGGAGTACCGGGCCCTGCAGTTACATTTGCACTGGGGGGCCCCAGGTCGCCCGGGCTCGGAACACACGGTTGATGGTCACCGTTTTCCTGCCGAG ATTCACGTGGTTCACCTCAGCACTGCATTTGAGGAATCTGACGAGGCCTTGGGGCGCCCAGGGGGCTTGGCCGTCTTGGCCGCCTTTCTGCAG GAAGGCCCAGAAGAAAACAGTGCCTATGAACAGTTGCTGTCACGTTTGGGAGAAATCACCGAGGAAG ACTCTGAGACTTGGGTCCCAGGACTGGATGTATCTGCGCTGCTGCCCTCTGACCTCAGCCGCTACTTCCGATACGAGGGGTCTCTCACCACACCCCCCTGTGCCCAGGGGGTCATCTGGACTGTGTTCAACCAGACAGTAAAGCTGAGTGCTAAGCAG ctccacaccctctctgacTCCCTGTGGGGACCTGACGACTCTCGGCTACAGCTGAACTTCCGAGCCGCGCAGCCTTTGAATGGGCGAATCATTGAGGCCTCCTTCCCCGCTGGTGTGGATGGCAGCCCTAGGACTGTTGAACCAG TCCACCTGAATTCCTGTCTCGCTGCTG gcgACATCCTGGCCCTGGTTTTTGGCCTCCTCTTTGCTGTTACCAGCATCGCCTTCCTTGTGCAAATGAGAAGGCAGCAAAG ACACCCAAGTGAAACCAAAGGGAGTGTTAGCTACCACCCAGCAGAGGTCACAGAGACTGTTGCCTAG